One genomic segment of Candidatus Macondimonas diazotrophica includes these proteins:
- a CDS encoding pirin family protein — translation MTNRSSDFIQDCVITSGCVAVERLIQPRDQDLGGFSVRRLLPAVGCRRIGPWVFLDHLGPAHFPAGQGIDVRPHPHIHLATVTYLFAGEMLHRDSLGNRIAIQPGAINLMVAGRGIVHSERERPEVTAVAHTLHGLQLWLALPEADEDREPAFHHYPASRIPSVVVDGVPIRLMMGSAFGITSPVQTFARTVYLEAHLKRGQRLALPDATERAIYVVQGRLTAATTTIPEHTLAVLHPAPDLILEAFEETHLILIGGEPVGHRFMDWNFVSSSQARIAQAKADWQAGRFPVIPDDHEEFIPLPGTH, via the coding sequence ATGACGAACCGGTCAAGTGATTTCATTCAGGATTGCGTGATCACCTCGGGCTGCGTCGCCGTCGAGCGACTCATCCAGCCCCGCGACCAGGATCTCGGCGGTTTTTCGGTACGCCGGCTGCTGCCGGCCGTGGGTTGTCGGCGGATCGGCCCCTGGGTTTTTCTGGACCATCTGGGGCCCGCGCATTTTCCGGCCGGCCAGGGCATCGATGTACGGCCGCATCCGCACATCCATCTGGCCACGGTCACCTATCTGTTCGCCGGCGAAATGCTCCACCGCGACTCGCTGGGCAACCGCATCGCGATCCAGCCGGGTGCGATCAACCTGATGGTGGCCGGCCGCGGCATCGTGCACTCCGAACGCGAACGGCCGGAAGTCACGGCGGTCGCGCACACCCTGCATGGCCTACAGCTGTGGCTCGCCCTACCGGAAGCGGACGAGGACCGCGAGCCCGCCTTTCATCATTATCCGGCTTCCCGGATCCCATCCGTGGTCGTCGATGGCGTGCCAATTCGCCTGATGATGGGCTCGGCCTTCGGTATCACTTCTCCGGTGCAAACCTTTGCCCGGACCGTATATCTGGAAGCGCACCTCAAGCGCGGACAGCGACTTGCCCTGCCCGATGCGACAGAACGGGCGATCTATGTCGTTCAAGGCCGGCTGACTGCAGCCACCACGACGATCCCAGAGCACACTCTGGCGGTCTTGCACCCTGCGCCGGATCTGATTCTGGAGGCCTTTGAGGAGACGCATCTGATCTTAATCGGCGGGGAACCGGTGGGTCATCGATTCATGGATTGGAACTTCGTCTCCAGCAGCCAAGCGCGTATCGCGCAAGCCAAGGCAGACTGGCAGGCCGGCCGGTTTCCCGTCATCCCTGATGACCACGAGGAATTCATTCCGTTGCCGGGAACGCACTAA
- a CDS encoding DoxX family protein, whose product METIVKRILSTSNTYADLLLRLPLGLIFAAHGAQKLFGWFGGYGLSGTGQWMASIGLSPGMLMAALAGSAEFFGGLALIIGFALRPAAAILAFTMVVAIVSVHIENGLFMRDGGYEFGLSLLAASLYLAVVGGGKLSVDRILSPPTAASR is encoded by the coding sequence GTGGAAACGATCGTCAAGCGGATTCTGTCGACATCCAATACCTACGCAGATCTCCTTCTACGCCTACCCCTGGGGTTGATCTTCGCCGCCCACGGCGCCCAGAAACTGTTTGGGTGGTTTGGCGGTTACGGCCTCTCGGGAACCGGACAGTGGATGGCGTCGATCGGCTTGAGTCCGGGCATGCTCATGGCCGCCCTGGCAGGCAGCGCGGAATTCTTCGGCGGATTGGCATTGATCATCGGCTTCGCACTTCGCCCGGCAGCGGCGATCCTCGCCTTCACCATGGTGGTGGCGATCGTGTCGGTGCACATCGAAAACGGCCTGTTCATGCGCGATGGCGGCTACGAGTTCGGACTGAGCCTGCTTGCCGCGTCGCTCTACCTGGCCGTGGTCGGTGGTGGAAAGCTGAGCGTGGACCGCATCCTGAGCCCGCCCACCGCAGCATCGCGATAA